One window of Triticum dicoccoides isolate Atlit2015 ecotype Zavitan chromosome 5A, WEW_v2.0, whole genome shotgun sequence genomic DNA carries:
- the LOC119300635 gene encoding 40S ribosomal protein S29, producing the protein MGHSNVWNSHPKNYGPGSRVCRVCGNSHGLIRKYGLMCCRQCFRSNAKDIGFIKYR; encoded by the exons ATGGGGCACTCCAACGTCTGGAACTCCCACCCCAAGAACTACGGGCCCGGCTCCCGCGTCTG CCGGGTCTGTGGAAACTCCCATGGACTGATCAGGAAGTATGGGCTGATGTGCTGCAGGCAGTGTTTCCGCAGCAACGCCAAGGACATTGGCTTCATCAAG TACCGTTAA